In a genomic window of Zingiber officinale cultivar Zhangliang chromosome 9B, Zo_v1.1, whole genome shotgun sequence:
- the LOC122023949 gene encoding 7-deoxyloganetin glucosyltransferase-like has product MRSDQQRTKERGRSVVMGGAPRQPEKNPHAVLIPYPAQGHVTPMMKLAKLLRFYGFRITFVNTHFNHKRLLRSGAVVPSEADDPGFRFESIPDGLPPSDTDATQDIPSLCDSISKHALPPFLDLLRRLNSDDSDAPPVSCIVSDGVMSFTLDAARELRIPEVVFWTPSACGFMGYLHYQHLIDRGLTPFKHESDITNGFLDTPIDWVPGMKNMRLRDFPSFIRTTDRDDIMLNYVNREAQRTAMAAAVIMNTFDELEGPVLEAMAAILPPIYTVGPLSLLFQHHQIPDALASLRSNLWKEESGCLEWLDGRAPGSVVYVNFGSITVMSNEHLVEFAWGLANSEYEFLWVIRPDLVRGHAAVLPAEFVEKTRERGMLASWCPQEEVLGHAAVGGFLTHSGWNSTLESIVGGVPMLSWPFFAEQQTNCRYACTEWGNGMEIDNNVRREDVEGLIRELMGNGEKGREMRRRAAGWKEAAERASRPGGSSFLNLARLVDLLHSNFVVSLNRK; this is encoded by the exons ATGAGATCAGATCAGCAGAGGACCAAGGAGAGAGGGAGAAGCGTGGTCATGGGTGGTGCTCCAAGACAGCCGGAGAAAAATCCTCATGCGGTGTTGATCCCGTACCCCGCTCAGGGCCATGTCACGCCGATGATGAAGCTGGCGAAGCTCCTCCGGTTCTACGGCTTCCGCATCACCTTTGTCAACACCCACTTCAACCACAAACGCCTGCTCCGCTCCGGCGCCGTCGTCCCTTCGGAGGCTGATGACCCGGGCTTCCGCTTCGAGTCCATCCCCGACGGCCTCCCGCCCTCCGACACCGACGCCACGCAGGATATCCCCTCCCTCTGCGACTCCATCTCTAAGCACGCGCTCCCGCCGTTCCTCGACCTCCTGCGCCGCCTTAACTCCGATGACAGCGACGCGCCGCCCGTCTCCTGCATCGTCTCCGACGGCGTCATGAGCTTCACCCTGGACGCCGCCAGGGAGCTCCGCATCCCTGAGGTCGTCTTCTGGACCCCCAGCGCCTGCGGCTTCATGGGCTACCTCCACTACCAACACCTCATCGACCGCGGCCTCACGCCCTTCAAAC ACGAAAGCGACATCACGAACGGATTCTTGGATACTCCGATCGATTGGGTGCCGGGAATGAAGAACATGCGGCTGAGGGACTTCCCGTCCTTCATCCGGACAACCGACAGGGACGACATCATGCTCAACTATGTCAACCGCGAGGCACAGCGGACCGCCATGGCCGCAGCGGTAATCATGAACACTTTCGACGAGCTGGAAGGACCGGTCCTGGAGGCGATGGCGGCGATCCTCCCCCCGATCTACACCGTCGGCCCGCTCTCCTTGCTGTTCCAGCACCACCAGATTCCTGATGCCCTCGCCTCGCTCCGCTCCAACCTTTGGAAGGAGGAGAGCGGGTGCTTGGAGTGGCTGGACGGCCGCGCGCCGGGTTCGGTGGTGTACGTCAACTTCGGGAGCATAACGGTGATGAGCAACGAGCACCTGGTGGAGTTCGCGTGGGGGCTGGCGAACTCAGAGTACGAGTTCCTGTGGGTGATCCGGCCGGATCTGGTGCGGGGGCACGCGGCGGTGCTGCCGGCGGAGTTCGTGGAGAAGACTCGGGAGCGCGGGATGCTGGCCAGCTGGTGCCCGCAGGAGGAGGTGCTGGGTCACGCCGCCGTGGGAGGGTTTCTGACGCACAGCGGCTGGAACTCGACGCTGGAGAGCATCGTCGGCGGGGTGCCGATGCTGTCGTGGCCCTTCTTCGCGGAGCAACAGACCAACTGCAGGTACGCGTGCACGGAATGGGGGAACGGGATGGAGATCGACAACAACGTGAGGAGGGAGGACGTGGAGGGGCTGATAAGGGAGCTGATGGGGAACGGAGAGAAGGGGAGGGAGATGAGGAGGAGGGCGGCTGGGTGGAAGGAGGCGGCAGAAAGGGCTTCTCGCCCGGGGGGCTCGTCGTTCCTGAACCTGGCGAGATTGGTGGACCTGCTGCACTCAAACTTTGTCGTTTCCCtcaacagaaaataa